In Streptomyces sp. Li-HN-5-11, the sequence AAGGAAGGGTCGCGCGCCAGGTCGGCGCGCAGTGTCTTCACTGCCACGGTGCGGCCCAGGCGGGTGTCATGCGCGAGGTACACCTCCGCCATGCCACCACGGCCGAGCACCTGGCCCAGCTCGTACCGGCCGCCGAGGCGACGCGGCTCTTCCATAGTTCCCTACCAGCCCTCTCCGTCGGTCCCGGCCCGCACGGGGTGTGCGGTCCGAGGCTGCCGTCCGGGCCTACCGTACCCGGCTCGCTCTGTGTGACCTGGCCAAGCCCGTAACCCGATACAGGACCGGTATCGCAACGTGCACCGATGGGAAGGGGGCGTGACGGGGGTCACTTCTTGGAGTTGATGACCGCCTCCATCACGTCCTTCGCGATCGGCGCCGCGAGGCCGCCACCTGAGATGTCCTGACGGCTGGCGGCGCTGTCCTCGACCACCACGGCCACCGCGACCGGCGAGCTGCCGTCGGGCAGTTTGGCGTAGGAGATGAACCACGCGTACGGCTTCCCGCTGTTGTTCACGCCGTGCTGGGCGGTACCGGTCTTGCCGCCCACGGTGACGCCGCTGATCTTGGCCTTGGTTCCCGTGCCGTCGTTGACGACGGTCTCCATCATCGACTGCAGGATCTGGGCGTTCTTCGAGGACAGCGGCTGGCTGAGCTCCTCGGGCTGGGTCTGCTCGAGGGTGTCGAGGTTGGGCGACTGCAGCTTGTCGACCATGTACGGCTTCATCAGCTTGCCGTCGTTGGCGACGGCCGAGGCGACCATGGCCATCTGCAGGGGGGTCGCGGCGGTCTCGAACTGGCCGATGGAGCTGAGTGCGGTGTGCGGCCTGTCCATCGACTCGGGGAAGTTGGAGATCGCCGAGCGCACCGGGACGTACTGCGCGGCGTCGAAGCCGAACTTCTTCGCCTCCGCCAGCATCTTGTCCTTGCCGAGGTCGGCGCCGATCTTGCCGAACACGGTGTTGCAGGACACCCTCAGCGCCTCGCGCATGGTGGCGTTCTTGCAGGGGATGTTGCCCTCGTTGTTCAGCGGAGTCGTGGTGTCCGGGAGGGTGTACGGCAGCGGCGAGTTCGTGGGCGTGTCGGCTGACGTGTACAGGCCGTTCTCCAGCGCGGCGGCCGCGGTGACCACCTTGAAGGTGGAGCCCGGCGGATAGGTCTCGCGCAGCGCCCGGTTCAGCGTCGGGTCGTTCGGGTCCTGCTTCTTCTGCA encodes:
- a CDS encoding penicillin-binding protein 2; amino-acid sequence: MNKPLRRIAIFCGLLVLSLLLRDNWLQYVKSDSLKNDDMNRRVTIARYATPRGDIIVGGTPITGSAETKSNGLNDLKYKRTYKDGPMWSPVTGFASQAFGATQLESIDDGILTGNDDRLFFRNTLDMITGKPKQGGNVVTTLNAAAQKAAYDGLKNVGGKGAAVALDPSTGKILALASYPSYDPSTFAGTSDADAKAWQKLQKKQDPNDPTLNRALRETYPPGSTFKVVTAAAALENGLYTSADTPTNSPLPYTLPDTTTPLNNEGNIPCKNATMREALRVSCNTVFGKIGADLGKDKMLAEAKKFGFDAAQYVPVRSAISNFPESMDRPHTALSSIGQFETAATPLQMAMVASAVANDGKLMKPYMVDKLQSPNLDTLEQTQPEELSQPLSSKNAQILQSMMETVVNDGTGTKAKISGVTVGGKTGTAQHGVNNSGKPYAWFISYAKLPDGSSPVAVAVVVEDSAASRQDISGGGLAAPIAKDVMEAVINSKK